One stretch of Nitrososphaerota archaeon DNA includes these proteins:
- a CDS encoding slipin family protein → MAEVEIFLGIIALIIILSFLRASIRIVKEYERAVMFRLGRLIGAKGPGLFFRIPIVDVLRVVDLRVITFDVPKQRVITRDNVSVDVDAVVYYRVFDPQKAVVSVENYILATNLLAQTTLRDVLGQVELDELLSKREELSKKLTEILDAATDNWGIKVQAVAIKDVTLPEVMQRAIAKQAEAERERRSRIIVADGEYQAASKMAEAAAMYEKTPTALRLRELQTLAEIAREKNLIVVTTTGASADLATLIGLLKGEKAKSE, encoded by the coding sequence AATATTCCTCGGAATAATTGCGCTAATAATCATCCTCTCTTTCCTCAGGGCTTCAATAAGAATCGTTAAGGAGTATGAGAGGGCAGTGATGTTCAGATTGGGTAGGCTGATAGGAGCTAAAGGGCCTGGGCTATTCTTCAGAATCCCGATAGTAGATGTGTTAAGGGTGGTGGATCTTAGGGTAATAACCTTTGACGTTCCTAAGCAGAGGGTGATAACCAGAGATAACGTGAGTGTAGATGTGGATGCCGTAGTCTACTACCGCGTATTTGATCCACAGAAGGCAGTAGTCTCAGTAGAGAATTACATATTAGCGACAAACCTTTTGGCGCAAACTACACTAAGAGATGTGCTTGGGCAAGTTGAATTAGACGAGCTACTCTCAAAGAGGGAGGAGCTCAGCAAAAAGTTGACAGAGATACTTGATGCAGCAACAGACAACTGGGGGATAAAGGTGCAGGCTGTAGCCATAAAGGATGTCACACTACCTGAGGTTATGCAGAGAGCTATCGCTAAGCAAGCAGAAGCTGAGCGTGAACGGAGGTCAAGGATCATAGTAGCGGATGGTGAATACCAAGCGGCGAGCAAGATGGCTGAAGCAGCTGCTATGTATGAGAAGACGCCTACCGCCCTTAGGCTGCGAGAGCTTCAGACATTAGCCGAGATCGCTCGAGAAAAGAACCTAATCGTCGTTACAACAACAGGCGCATCCGCAGACCTAGCAACATTAATAGGTCTACTCAAGGGAGAGAAGGCAAAGAGTGAATAG